One genomic region from Macrobrachium rosenbergii isolate ZJJX-2024 chromosome 1, ASM4041242v1, whole genome shotgun sequence encodes:
- the LOC136839289 gene encoding uncharacterized protein, which yields MTISTVTVSTSSRNIPTSLVTTHIALVMCPQVLPSTLLLGNVFLHILLSKAALNNEKLKKGTRKSFSSSSSSSWLTAVTSSPSPSKGSKQRKKKAASSTQGKYHRASSCQPSPTERATGSLAGSTTCTTAPITKLTGATTASGSLDTRCTDTSPGSLPTWPARVPGLQTQVQLPPQPSER from the coding sequence ATGACAATTTCTACAGTTACAGTATCCACCAGTTCAAGGAATATCCCCACATCTCTGGTGACTACACACATAGCTTTGGTGATGTGCCCCCAGGTGCTTCCGTCGACTTTGTTACTGGGTAATGTCTTCCTCCACATACTGCTGTCTAAGGCTGCCCTCAACAATGAGAAGTTGAAGAAGGGGACAAGGAAGTCgttttcatcatcttcatcatcctcATGGTTGACTGCTGTCACCTCCTCCCCATCTCCTTCCAAAGGCagcaagcagaggaagaagaaggctgcctcgTCCACCCAAGGAAAGTATCATAGAGCTTCCAGCTGCCAGCCTTCTCCCACAGAAAGGGCTACTGGGTCTCTTGCTGGCAGTACCACGTGTACCACCGCTCCCATTACCAAGCTCACAGGTGCAACCACTGCCAGTGGTTCTCTAGACACCCGGTGCACTGATACCAGCCCTGGTAGCTTGCCTACCTGGCCAGCAAGGGTTCCCGGTCTACAGACCCAGGTCCAGCTGCCACCACAGCCCAGCGAGAGGTGA